In Streptomyces sp. NBC_01717, one DNA window encodes the following:
- a CDS encoding TerC family protein, producing the protein MDVSGTLWVLTILGLSALIAIDFFIGRKPHDVTTKEAGIWTIVWIALAALFGLGLLFFGESQASGEFFAGFITEKSLSVDNLFVFVLIMAKFSVPSHLQQRVLLVGVLIALVLRAIFIAAGAAVIANFSWVFYIFGAFLIYTAWKLIQEARADEEEDEFEENRLLKSIERRFGVADKYHGTKLFIRNNGKRVLTPLMVVMLAIGTTDVLFALDSIPAIFGLTQDPYIVFTANAFALMGLRQLYFLIGGLLKKLVHLSYGLSVILGFIGVKLVLHALHESGVHVPEISIPVSLGFICGVLVITTITSLIANKKQEAAEAAEADRAAEKSSSIDA; encoded by the coding sequence GTGGACGTTTCAGGAACCCTCTGGGTGCTGACCATTCTTGGTCTGTCAGCCCTTATTGCCATCGACTTCTTCATCGGGCGCAAGCCACATGACGTGACGACGAAGGAAGCCGGAATCTGGACGATCGTCTGGATCGCGCTGGCCGCGCTCTTCGGGCTCGGCCTGCTGTTCTTCGGCGAGAGTCAGGCGTCGGGCGAGTTCTTCGCCGGCTTCATCACCGAGAAGTCGCTCAGTGTCGACAACCTCTTCGTGTTCGTCCTGATCATGGCGAAGTTCTCGGTGCCCTCCCACCTCCAGCAGCGCGTGCTGCTGGTCGGTGTGCTGATCGCCCTGGTGCTGCGAGCGATCTTCATCGCCGCCGGCGCCGCGGTCATCGCGAACTTCTCGTGGGTCTTCTACATCTTCGGCGCGTTCCTGATCTACACCGCCTGGAAGCTCATCCAGGAGGCGCGGGCCGACGAGGAGGAGGACGAGTTCGAGGAGAACCGTCTCCTCAAGTCGATCGAGCGCCGCTTCGGTGTCGCCGACAAGTACCACGGCACCAAGCTCTTCATCAGGAACAACGGCAAGCGCGTCCTGACCCCGCTGATGGTCGTCATGCTCGCCATCGGCACGACCGATGTGCTGTTCGCGCTGGACTCGATCCCCGCGATCTTCGGTCTGACCCAGGACCCGTACATCGTCTTCACCGCCAACGCCTTCGCGCTGATGGGGCTGCGGCAGCTGTACTTCCTGATCGGCGGTCTGCTGAAGAAGCTGGTGCACCTCAGCTACGGGCTCTCGGTCATCCTCGGCTTCATCGGCGTCAAGCTGGTGCTGCACGCCCTGCACGAGTCCGGGGTGCATGTCCCCGAGATCTCGATCCCCGTCTCGCTCGGCTTCATCTGCGGGGTGCTGGTGATCACCACGATCACCAGCCTCATCGCCAACAAGAAGCAGGAGGCGGCCGAGGCCGCGGAGGCCGACCGGGCGGCGGAGAAGAGCTCCAGCATCGACGCCTGA
- a CDS encoding TerD family protein, which yields MTAELVRGQNHTLPQTRLEIRVSAGTPVVAGATLGDERGTVHGIEWIAHPGSPQLPGLEVSKQAAADHRLAVDLDAVPAAVHRVTVLLALPMEVGGPVRFGAVAAPFVAVTGLEGTEIATFTLTGLDAESAVAALELYRRQGDWKVRAVGQGYAGGLAAMLADQGVTGAAELARSIHEAVARGMARSVAPPPPRTPEGDRVRHTAAIGEPAPPVAPPAGPAPTRPTAATGPTTDSTAGPSAGPATGPISYAHPRRQATAPPPPPPTAPPAEPGRPAQPVAGDATGWSMEERLYNQVWGMFEDLARTTAAYRSAVDFAESRMDQELDRALSDPRNRIGGAGDRARQEARAKRDQLTDRAREALDRDLAQLAAESAVVEPALPAAFAAWDNPVWHAYRVPMEIPMALRIGDLHLAENSDLHIPLLVRLPLERGIWVDSGRTASEAAALTDTDRLRRLAMDNAVAHAARLLAVYPAGEFSVHVIDAAGSAAAALAPLVNSGVLAGPPAAGAGGVASVLARLTRRVDLVQMAIRAGASDSLPPDLDTAEQLLIVNDFPHGFDDRAVTQLRYLADEGPSVGVHLLMVADREDASAYGPVLDPLWRSLLRITPVADDHLADPWVGHAWTYEPLGMPAGSRVLEQVLAQVAAARRTGRRP from the coding sequence ATGACGGCCGAGCTGGTCCGGGGGCAGAACCACACCTTGCCCCAGACCCGTCTGGAGATCCGGGTATCGGCCGGTACGCCCGTCGTGGCCGGTGCCACGCTCGGCGACGAGCGGGGTACCGTGCACGGCATCGAGTGGATCGCCCACCCGGGCTCGCCCCAGCTGCCCGGACTCGAAGTCTCCAAGCAGGCCGCCGCCGACCACCGGCTGGCCGTGGACCTCGACGCCGTGCCTGCCGCGGTGCACCGCGTCACCGTGCTGCTGGCCCTGCCCATGGAGGTTGGCGGTCCGGTCAGATTCGGCGCGGTCGCCGCGCCCTTCGTCGCCGTCACCGGCCTCGAAGGCACCGAGATCGCCACCTTCACCCTCACCGGCCTGGATGCCGAGTCCGCGGTCGCCGCCCTGGAGCTCTACCGTCGGCAGGGCGACTGGAAGGTCCGCGCGGTCGGCCAGGGATATGCGGGTGGTCTGGCCGCGATGCTCGCCGACCAGGGGGTGACCGGAGCGGCGGAACTGGCCCGGTCGATCCACGAGGCGGTCGCCCGGGGCATGGCCCGCTCGGTCGCGCCGCCCCCGCCCCGCACCCCGGAGGGGGACCGGGTCCGCCACACTGCGGCGATCGGCGAGCCGGCCCCGCCCGTCGCCCCGCCGGCCGGCCCCGCGCCCACCCGGCCCACAGCTGCCACGGGCCCCACCACGGACTCCACCGCGGGGCCGAGCGCGGGTCCCGCCACGGGTCCCATCAGCTACGCGCACCCACGCCGCCAGGCGACTGCGCCCCCGCCGCCCCCGCCCACCGCACCGCCCGCCGAACCTGGCCGGCCCGCGCAGCCCGTCGCCGGGGACGCGACCGGCTGGTCCATGGAGGAGCGCCTCTACAACCAGGTCTGGGGCATGTTCGAGGACCTGGCGCGCACCACTGCCGCGTACCGCAGCGCCGTCGACTTCGCCGAGTCCCGCATGGACCAGGAGCTCGACCGGGCGCTGTCCGATCCGCGCAACAGGATCGGCGGGGCGGGCGACCGGGCCCGCCAGGAGGCCCGCGCCAAGCGTGACCAGCTGACCGACCGGGCCCGTGAGGCGCTCGACCGCGATCTCGCGCAGCTCGCCGCCGAGTCCGCCGTCGTCGAGCCCGCGCTCCCCGCCGCGTTCGCAGCCTGGGACAACCCCGTGTGGCATGCCTACCGCGTCCCCATGGAGATCCCCATGGCCCTGCGGATCGGCGACCTCCATCTGGCCGAGAACTCCGACCTGCACATCCCCTTGCTCGTACGGCTGCCGCTCGAGCGCGGCATCTGGGTCGACAGTGGGCGCACGGCATCCGAAGCCGCGGCTCTGACCGATACGGACCGGCTCCGACGTCTCGCCATGGACAACGCGGTAGCGCACGCCGCCCGGCTGCTCGCCGTCTACCCCGCGGGCGAGTTCTCCGTCCATGTCATCGACGCCGCGGGCTCGGCGGCGGCAGCCCTCGCGCCTCTGGTGAATTCCGGTGTGCTCGCCGGGCCGCCCGCCGCTGGTGCCGGGGGAGTGGCATCGGTCCTCGCCCGTCTGACCCGACGGGTCGATCTGGTGCAGATGGCGATCCGGGCCGGCGCGTCCGACTCGCTCCCGCCGGACCTGGACACAGCCGAGCAACTGCTGATCGTCAACGACTTCCCGCACGGCTTCGACGACCGGGCCGTCACCCAGTTGCGCTATCTGGCCGACGAGGGGCCCTCGGTCGGCGTTCATCTGCTGATGGTCGCGGACCGGGAGGACGCGAGTGCCTACGGGCCGGTGCTCGATCCGCTGTGGCGGTCCCTGCTGCGGATCACTCCGGTCGCCGACGACCACCTGGCCGACCCCTGGGTCGGCCATGCCTGGACGTACGAGCCGTTGGGGATGCCGGCCGGCAGCCGGGTGCTGGAGCAGGTCCTCGCCCAGGTTGCCGCTGCCCGGCGCACCGGCCGCCGACCGTAG
- a CDS encoding maleylpyruvate isomerase family mycothiol-dependent enzyme, translated as MIDHAHDLEAVREATDRLLSATGKLDNVTVAEPSRLPGWSRGHVLAHLSRNADALVNVLQSRPMYADSETRDRDIERDAPRPLAEQLADVRESAARFLAAAAEPADWSRTITMRNGVTDSASRVPFRRWIEVDLHHVDLGIGYELEDLPDEFVGREIDFLAERFGRHPEVVSTGVAADDGRFWTTGGGAEGGPVVVRGTAPELLGWLSGRRDGSALTVDGGHLPVLPPL; from the coding sequence ATGATTGATCATGCGCACGACCTGGAAGCCGTACGTGAAGCGACCGATCGGCTCCTCAGCGCAACGGGCAAATTGGACAACGTCACAGTCGCCGAGCCGTCGCGGCTGCCCGGCTGGAGCCGGGGCCATGTTCTTGCGCACCTATCTCGTAACGCCGACGCGCTCGTAAATGTTCTCCAGAGCCGCCCGATGTACGCAGACAGCGAAACCCGCGATCGCGACATCGAGCGTGACGCACCCCGGCCGCTCGCCGAACAGCTGGCCGATGTGCGCGAGAGCGCCGCCCGCTTCCTGGCCGCGGCCGCCGAGCCGGCGGACTGGTCGCGCACGATCACGATGCGCAACGGCGTGACGGACTCGGCATCCCGCGTCCCCTTCCGCCGCTGGATCGAGGTCGATCTGCACCATGTCGACCTGGGCATCGGCTACGAGCTGGAGGACCTGCCGGACGAGTTCGTGGGCCGCGAGATCGACTTCCTCGCGGAGCGGTTCGGCCGGCACCCGGAGGTCGTGTCCACGGGTGTGGCCGCCGACGACGGCAGGTTCTGGACCACGGGCGGCGGCGCGGAAGGCGGCCCCGTCGTGGTCCGTGGCACGGCGCCGGAGCTGCTGGGCTGGCTCTCCGGGCGCCGCGACGGGTCCGCACTCACCGTGGACGGTGGCCACCTCCCCGTACTGCCCCCGCTATAG
- a CDS encoding MBL fold metallo-hydrolase encodes MTYSGAVKVGGRADVHELTDLMISKVAVGPMNNNAYLLRCRATGEQLLIDAANEAGTLLRLIGDDSIASVVTTHRHGDHWQALAEVVAATGARTYAGRYDAEGIPVPTDVLVDDNGTIRVGQVTLTARHLVGHTPGSIALVYDDPHGAPHLFTGDCLFPGGVGNTHKDPEAFASLLHDVETKLFDQLPDETWVYPGHGHDTTLGDERPQLPEWRARGW; translated from the coding sequence ATGACGTACAGCGGAGCGGTCAAGGTCGGCGGACGTGCGGACGTACACGAGTTGACGGATCTGATGATCTCCAAGGTCGCCGTCGGCCCGATGAACAACAACGCCTATCTGCTGCGCTGCCGGGCCACCGGCGAGCAGCTCCTGATCGACGCGGCCAACGAGGCCGGAACCCTGCTGCGGCTGATCGGTGACGACTCCATCGCGTCCGTCGTCACCACTCATCGGCACGGCGACCACTGGCAGGCGCTGGCCGAGGTGGTGGCGGCCACCGGTGCGCGTACCTACGCCGGTCGGTACGACGCCGAGGGCATCCCGGTCCCGACCGACGTGCTCGTCGACGACAACGGCACGATCCGGGTGGGGCAGGTCACGCTGACCGCCCGCCATCTGGTCGGCCACACCCCGGGCTCCATCGCGCTCGTCTACGACGATCCGCACGGCGCTCCGCACCTGTTCACCGGGGACTGCCTCTTTCCCGGCGGGGTCGGCAACACGCACAAGGACCCCGAGGCCTTCGCGAGCCTGCTCCACGATGTGGAGACCAAGCTCTTCGACCAGCTGCCCGACGAGACCTGGGTCTATCCGGGCCACGGTCACGACACGACGCTCGGTGACGAGCGACCGCAGTTGCCCGAGTGGCGCGCACGCGGCTGGTGA
- the uvrA gene encoding excinuclease ABC subunit UvrA encodes MVDRLIVRGAREHNLKNVSLDLPRDSLIVFTGLSGSGKSSLAFDTIFAEGQRRYVESLSSYARQFLGQMDKPDVDFIEGLSPAVSIDQKSTSRNPRSTVGTITEVYDYLRLLFARIGKPHCPECGRPISRQSPQAIVDKVLALPEGSRFQVLSPLVRERKGEFVDLFSDLQTKGYSRARVDGETIHLAEPPKLKKQEKHTIEVVIDRLTVKDSAKRRLTDSVETALGLSGGMVVLDFVDLPEDDPERERMYSEHLYCPYDDLSFEELEPRSFSFNSPFGACPDCTGIGTRMEVDPELIVPDEEKSLDEGAIHPWSHGHTKEYFGRLIGALADALGFRTDIPWAGLPQRAKKALLHGHKIQTEVRYRNRYGRERAYTTPAFEGAVQFVKRRHSEAESDSSRERFEGYMREVPCPTCEGTRLKPIVLAVTVMEKSIAQVSAMSISECAEFLGRLKLNARDKKIAERVLKEVNERLRFLVDVGLDYLSLNRAAGTLSGGEAQRIRLATQIGSGLVGVLYVLDEPSIGLHQRDNHRLIETLVRLRDMGNTLIVVEHDEDTIKVADWVVDIGPGAGEHGGKVVHSGSLKELLANDESITGHYLVGKKSIPMPDIRRPADPTRRLTVRGARENNLQDIDVSFPLGVLTAVTGVSGSGKSTLVNDILYTHLARELNGAKSVPGRHTRVDGDDLVDKVVHVDQSPIGRTPRSNPATYTGVFDHVRKLFAETMEAKVRGYLPGRFSFNVKGGRCENCSGDGTIKIEMNFLPDVYVPCEVCHGARYNRETLEVHYKGKSIAEVLDMPIEEGLEFFEAVPTIARHLRTLHEVGLGYVRLGQSAPTLSGGEAQRVKLASELQKRSTGRTVYVLDEPTTGLHFEDISKLIKVLSGLVDKGNSVIVIEHNLDVIKTADWVIDMGPEGGNGGGLVVAEGTPEQVAMVPASHTGKFLQGVLDPVRVSEAAVPAARKPVRKAAAKTVAAKSSPVRKTATAKTASGTAAAAKKPAAKKATRTRKA; translated from the coding sequence GTGGTCGACCGTCTCATCGTCCGTGGCGCTCGCGAGCACAACCTCAAGAACGTCTCGCTCGACCTCCCCCGCGACTCCCTCATCGTCTTCACCGGGCTCTCCGGGTCGGGCAAGTCATCGCTGGCGTTCGACACGATCTTCGCCGAGGGCCAGCGGCGATACGTGGAGTCGCTCTCCTCGTACGCCAGGCAGTTCCTCGGCCAGATGGACAAGCCGGACGTCGATTTCATCGAGGGCCTGTCGCCCGCCGTCTCCATCGACCAGAAGTCGACATCGCGCAACCCGCGCTCGACGGTCGGCACGATCACCGAGGTCTACGACTACCTCCGGCTGCTCTTCGCCCGGATCGGCAAGCCGCACTGTCCCGAGTGCGGCCGGCCGATCTCCCGCCAGTCGCCGCAGGCCATCGTCGACAAGGTGCTCGCCCTGCCCGAGGGCAGCCGCTTCCAGGTGCTGTCGCCGCTGGTGCGCGAGCGCAAGGGTGAGTTCGTCGACCTCTTCTCCGATCTGCAGACCAAGGGCTACAGCAGGGCCAGGGTCGACGGCGAGACCATCCACCTCGCCGAGCCGCCCAAGCTCAAGAAGCAGGAGAAGCACACCATCGAGGTGGTCATCGACCGCCTCACGGTGAAGGACAGCGCCAAGCGCCGGCTGACCGACTCGGTCGAGACCGCGCTCGGTCTCTCCGGCGGCATGGTCGTGCTCGACTTCGTCGACCTCCCGGAGGACGACCCCGAGCGTGAGCGGATGTATTCCGAGCACCTCTACTGCCCGTACGACGACCTCTCCTTCGAGGAGCTGGAGCCGCGCTCCTTCTCCTTCAACTCGCCCTTCGGCGCCTGCCCCGACTGCACGGGTATCGGTACGCGGATGGAGGTCGACCCGGAGCTGATCGTCCCCGACGAGGAGAAGTCCCTCGACGAGGGCGCGATCCACCCCTGGTCGCACGGCCACACCAAGGAGTACTTCGGGCGGCTGATCGGCGCCCTCGCCGACGCCCTCGGATTCCGTACGGACATCCCGTGGGCCGGACTGCCGCAGCGCGCGAAGAAGGCCCTGCTGCACGGCCACAAGATCCAGACCGAGGTCCGCTACCGCAACCGCTACGGGCGCGAGCGCGCCTACACCACCCCGGCCTTCGAGGGTGCGGTGCAGTTCGTCAAGCGGCGGCACTCCGAGGCCGAGAGCGACTCCAGCCGGGAGCGCTTCGAGGGCTATATGCGCGAGGTGCCCTGCCCGACCTGTGAGGGCACGAGGCTGAAGCCGATCGTCCTCGCGGTGACGGTGATGGAGAAGTCCATTGCGCAGGTCTCCGCGATGTCGATCAGCGAGTGCGCCGAATTCCTCGGCCGGTTGAAGCTGAACGCCCGCGACAAGAAGATCGCCGAGCGGGTGCTGAAGGAGGTCAACGAGCGGCTGAGATTCCTGGTCGACGTCGGCCTCGACTACCTTTCGCTCAACCGTGCTGCAGGCACCCTGTCCGGCGGCGAGGCGCAGCGCATCCGGCTCGCCACCCAGATCGGCTCCGGCCTCGTCGGCGTGCTGTACGTGCTGGACGAGCCGTCCATCGGGCTGCACCAGCGCGACAACCACCGGTTGATCGAGACCCTGGTCCGCCTCCGTGACATGGGCAACACGCTCATCGTCGTCGAGCACGACGAGGACACCATCAAGGTCGCCGACTGGGTCGTCGACATCGGCCCCGGCGCCGGTGAGCACGGCGGCAAGGTGGTCCACTCCGGATCACTCAAGGAGCTGCTGGCCAACGACGAGTCGATCACCGGCCACTATCTGGTCGGCAAGAAGTCCATTCCGATGCCCGACATCCGGCGCCCGGCCGACCCGACCCGTCGGCTCACGGTGCGCGGAGCCCGGGAGAACAACCTCCAGGACATCGACGTCTCGTTCCCGCTCGGTGTACTCACGGCGGTCACCGGTGTCTCGGGCTCGGGTAAGTCGACGCTGGTCAACGACATCCTCTACACCCACCTGGCGCGCGAGCTGAACGGCGCCAAGTCGGTCCCCGGGCGGCACACCCGGGTGGACGGCGACGACCTGGTCGACAAGGTGGTGCACGTCGACCAGTCGCCGATCGGCCGGACACCCCGGTCCAACCCGGCGACGTACACCGGCGTCTTCGATCATGTCCGCAAGCTGTTCGCCGAGACGATGGAGGCGAAGGTGCGCGGTTATCTGCCGGGCCGCTTCTCCTTCAACGTCAAGGGCGGCCGATGCGAGAACTGCTCCGGCGACGGCACGATCAAGATCGAGATGAACTTCCTGCCGGACGTGTACGTCCCGTGCGAGGTCTGCCACGGGGCGCGGTACAACCGGGAGACCCTGGAGGTCCACTACAAGGGCAAGTCCATCGCCGAGGTGCTGGACATGCCGATCGAGGAGGGCCTGGAGTTCTTCGAGGCCGTCCCGACGATCGCCCGCCATCTCCGTACGCTCCACGAGGTGGGCCTCGGATACGTCAGGCTCGGCCAGTCCGCGCCGACGCTCTCCGGCGGTGAGGCGCAGCGCGTGAAGCTCGCGAGCGAGCTGCAGAAGCGCTCCACCGGCCGCACGGTCTACGTCCTGGACGAGCCGACCACCGGACTGCACTTCGAGGACATCAGCAAGCTCATCAAGGTGCTGTCCGGGCTGGTCGACAAGGGCAACTCGGTGATCGTCATCGAGCACAACCTCGATGTCATCAAGACCGCGGACTGGGTCATCGACATGGGCCCGGAGGGTGGCAACGGCGGTGGTCTGGTCGTCGCCGAAGGCACACCGGAGCAGGTCGCCATGGTCCCGGCGAGCCACACCGGCAAGTTCCTGCAGGGCGTCCTGGACCCGGTCCGGGTGAGCGAGGCGGCAGTGCCGGCGGCACGCAAGCCGGTACGGAAGGCGGCGGCGAAGACGGTGGCCGCCAAGTCGTCCCCGGTGAGGAAGACGGCGACGGCGAAGACGGCTTCGGGCACGGCGGCTGCGGCGAAGAAGCCCGCAGCGAAGAAGGCGACCCGCACGCGCAAGGCCTGA
- the uvrB gene encoding excinuclease ABC subunit UvrB: MRPVSKIERSVAPFEVVSSYQPSGDQPAAIAELERRIRAGEKDVVLLGATGTGKSATTAWMIEKLQRPTLVMAPNKTLAAQLANEFRELLPNNAVEYFVSYYDYYQPEAYIPQSDTYIEKDSSINDEVERLRHSATNSLLTRRDVVVVASVSCIYGLGTPQEYVDRMVPLKVGDEIDRDQLLRRFVEIQYTRNDIAFTRGTFRVRGDTIEIFPVYEELAVRIEMFGDEIEALSTLHPLTGEVISEDNELYVFPASHYVAGPERMEKAVNGIEQELEHRLAELEKQGKLLEAQRLRMRTTYDIEMMRQIGTCSGIENYSMHMDGREPGTAPNTLLDYFPEDFLLVIDESHVTVPQIGAMYEGDASRKRSLVEHGFRLPSALDNRPLRWEEFVERIGQTVYLSATPGKYELSRGDGFVEQIIRPTGLVDPEVVVKPTEGQIDDLVHEIRKRTERDERVLVTTLTKKMSEDLTDYFLELGIQVRYLHSDVDTLRRIELLRELRSGEYDVLVGINLLREGLDLPEVSLVAILDADKQGFLRSGTSLIQTIGRAARNVSGQVHMYADKITPAMEKAIDETNRRREKQIAYNTERGLDPQPLRKKINDIVATIAREEIDTEELLGTGYRQGKGDKAPVPALAGKAGKAAGAKKAGAVVTDRPATELAGIIEEMTDRMRAAAADLQFEVAARLRDEVGELKKELRQMREAGLA; the protein is encoded by the coding sequence ATGCGGCCCGTTTCGAAGATCGAACGTTCGGTGGCGCCTTTCGAGGTCGTCAGTTCCTACCAGCCCAGCGGCGACCAGCCCGCGGCCATCGCCGAGCTGGAACGGCGTATCCGGGCAGGTGAGAAGGATGTCGTGCTGCTCGGCGCGACCGGCACCGGGAAGTCGGCGACCACCGCCTGGATGATCGAGAAGCTCCAGCGCCCGACCCTCGTGATGGCGCCGAACAAGACCCTCGCGGCCCAGCTGGCGAACGAGTTCCGCGAACTGCTCCCCAACAACGCCGTCGAGTACTTCGTCTCGTACTACGACTACTACCAGCCCGAGGCGTACATCCCGCAGTCGGACACGTACATCGAGAAGGATTCGTCGATCAACGACGAGGTCGAGCGGCTTCGCCACTCCGCGACGAATTCGCTGCTCACCCGCCGTGACGTGGTCGTGGTCGCCTCGGTCTCCTGTATCTACGGCCTCGGTACGCCACAGGAGTACGTGGACCGCATGGTCCCGCTCAAGGTGGGCGACGAGATCGACCGCGACCAGCTGCTGCGCCGCTTCGTGGAGATCCAGTACACCCGCAACGACATCGCGTTCACCCGGGGCACCTTCCGGGTGCGCGGCGACACCATCGAGATCTTCCCGGTCTATGAGGAGCTCGCCGTCCGCATCGAGATGTTCGGTGACGAGATCGAGGCGCTCTCCACCCTCCATCCACTCACCGGCGAGGTCATCAGCGAGGACAACGAGCTCTATGTCTTCCCCGCCAGCCACTACGTGGCGGGACCCGAGCGCATGGAGAAGGCGGTCAACGGCATCGAGCAGGAGCTGGAGCACCGCCTCGCCGAGCTGGAGAAGCAGGGCAAGCTGCTGGAGGCCCAGCGGCTGCGGATGCGCACCACGTACGACATCGAGATGATGCGCCAGATCGGCACCTGCTCCGGCATCGAGAACTACTCGATGCATATGGACGGCCGCGAGCCCGGCACCGCCCCCAACACCCTCCTCGACTACTTCCCCGAGGACTTCCTGCTCGTCATCGACGAGTCGCATGTCACCGTGCCGCAGATCGGCGCGATGTACGAGGGCGACGCCTCCCGCAAGCGCAGCCTCGTCGAGCACGGCTTCCGGCTGCCGTCCGCCCTCGACAACCGCCCCCTGAGGTGGGAGGAGTTCGTGGAGCGGATCGGCCAGACCGTCTATCTCTCCGCCACCCCGGGCAAGTACGAGCTGTCCCGCGGCGACGGGTTCGTGGAGCAGATCATCCGCCCCACCGGCCTCGTCGACCCGGAGGTCGTCGTCAAGCCCACCGAGGGCCAGATCGACGACCTGGTGCACGAGATCCGCAAGCGCACCGAGAGGGACGAGCGGGTCCTGGTCACCACCCTCACCAAGAAGATGTCCGAGGACCTCACGGACTACTTCCTGGAGCTGGGCATCCAGGTCCGTTATCTGCACAGTGACGTCGACACGCTGCGCCGTATCGAGCTGCTGCGCGAACTGCGCTCCGGTGAGTACGACGTACTGGTCGGGATCAACCTCCTGCGCGAGGGGCTCGACCTGCCCGAGGTGTCCCTGGTGGCCATCCTCGACGCCGACAAGCAGGGCTTCCTGCGCTCCGGGACGTCCCTCATCCAGACCATCGGCCGCGCGGCCCGCAATGTGTCCGGCCAGGTCCATATGTACGCCGACAAGATCACCCCGGCGATGGAGAAGGCCATCGACGAGACCAACCGCCGCCGGGAGAAGCAGATCGCGTACAACACCGAGCGCGGCCTCGATCCGCAGCCGCTGCGCAAGAAGATCAACGACATCGTCGCGACGATCGCCCGCGAGGAGATCGACACCGAGGAGCTGCTCGGCACCGGCTACCGCCAGGGGAAGGGCGACAAGGCCCCGGTCCCCGCACTCGCGGGCAAGGCGGGTAAGGCGGCCGGCGCCAAGAAGGCCGGCGCGGTGGTCACCGACCGGCCCGCGACCGAACTCGCCGGGATCATCGAGGAGATGACCGACCGGATGCGGGCAGCCGCCGCGGACCTGCAGTTCGAGGTGGCCGCCCGACTGCGCGACGAGGTCGGCGAGCTGAAGAAGGAGCTGCGCCAGATGCGCGAGGCGGGCCTGGCCTGA
- a CDS encoding MHYT domain-containing protein, whose product MQGTIDGFSYGMVTPAAAFLMSCLGAALGLRCTTRSLRTERSFKAGWLALGATSIGSGIWTMHFIAMMGFSVDEAPIGYDVPITFASLAVAIVMVGIGIFIVGYQGATWMAMVTGGTITGLGVATMHYLGMAGMRLRGQFEYDTLTVALSVVIAVVAATVALWAAVSIRGFLPSLGASVLMGVAVSGMHYTGMAALSVHLHPAVTGNAADGPPTAPLIPLLIGPGCFLLLAAVVVMFDPLMVMGDPDWTDPAGHGTHGGRAPGIPVQRQVPRFGTYADPASFQSQRQHTPPSRDR is encoded by the coding sequence ATGCAGGGCACAATCGACGGCTTCAGCTATGGGATGGTGACGCCCGCTGCGGCCTTCCTCATGTCGTGCCTCGGCGCGGCCCTGGGGTTGCGCTGCACGACGCGGTCGCTGCGGACCGAGCGTTCCTTCAAGGCCGGCTGGCTGGCTCTCGGGGCGACGTCCATAGGCTCCGGCATCTGGACGATGCACTTCATCGCGATGATGGGATTCAGCGTCGACGAGGCGCCGATCGGGTACGACGTCCCGATCACCTTCGCCAGCCTGGCCGTCGCGATCGTCATGGTCGGCATCGGCATCTTCATCGTCGGGTACCAGGGCGCGACCTGGATGGCCATGGTCACCGGCGGCACCATCACCGGTCTCGGTGTGGCCACCATGCACTACCTCGGCATGGCAGGAATGCGCCTCCGGGGGCAGTTCGAGTACGACACGCTCACCGTCGCGCTCTCCGTCGTCATCGCCGTCGTCGCCGCGACGGTCGCACTCTGGGCGGCCGTCTCCATCCGCGGCTTCCTGCCCAGCCTCGGTGCCAGCGTGTTGATGGGCGTGGCAGTGAGCGGGATGCACTACACGGGCATGGCAGCGCTCAGTGTCCATCTGCACCCCGCCGTCACCGGCAACGCGGCCGACGGCCCGCCGACCGCACCCCTGATCCCGCTGCTGATCGGCCCCGGCTGCTTCCTCCTGCTCGCCGCGGTGGTCGTGATGTTCGATCCCTTGATGGTGATGGGCGACCCGGACTGGACCGACCCGGCGGGACACGGCACCCATGGCGGCCGGGCCCCCGGCATCCCCGTCCAGCGGCAGGTCCCGCGGTTCGGCACCTACGCCGACCCGGCGTCCTTCCAGTCGCAGCGTCAGCACACCCCGCCGTCGCGCGACCGGTGA
- a CDS encoding TerD family protein translates to MTVNMTKGQAISLQKSDGGTLTAVRMGLGWQAAPRRGLFGSRTREIDLDASAVLFADKQPVDVVFFRHLVSDDGSVKHTGDNLVGGAGSGGDDEAILVDLQRVPVHIDQIVFTVNSFTGQTFQEVQNAFCRIVDETNGQELARYTLDGGGQYTAQIMAKVHRVGAGWQMTALGNPANGRTFQDLMPAILPHL, encoded by the coding sequence GTGACGGTCAACATGACCAAGGGTCAGGCCATCAGCTTGCAGAAGAGCGACGGGGGGACCCTGACCGCGGTACGGATGGGACTCGGCTGGCAGGCGGCGCCGCGCCGCGGTCTGTTCGGCTCGCGCACGCGGGAGATCGACCTGGACGCGTCGGCGGTGCTGTTCGCCGACAAGCAGCCGGTCGACGTGGTCTTCTTCCGCCACCTCGTCAGCGACGACGGGTCGGTCAAGCACACCGGCGACAACCTGGTCGGCGGTGCCGGTTCGGGCGGCGACGACGAGGCGATCCTCGTCGACCTGCAGCGGGTGCCGGTCCACATCGACCAGATCGTCTTCACGGTGAACTCCTTCACCGGTCAGACGTTCCAGGAGGTGCAGAACGCCTTCTGCCGCATCGTCGACGAGACCAACGGCCAGGAGCTTGCCCGCTACACGCTCGACGGCGGCGGTCAGTACACCGCCCAGATCATGGCCAAGGTGCACCGCGTCGGCGCCGGGTGGCAGATGACGGCCCTCGGCAACCCGGCCAACGGCCGTACGTTCCAGGACCTGATGCCGGCGATCCTGCCGCACCTGTAG